Sequence from the Mycobacteriales bacterium genome:
ACTCGGGCCGGCTGCCGGCGACCCGGGTCCCGTCCCGGAACGAGCCCGCCCCCAGCGCCAGAGCGAGCGGACCACCGACCCCGCCGGCCACCGCCAGCGCGGACGCGAGCAGGTGCGGCAGCCCGCTGATCCGGGCCTGGGCCTCGTCGTGCGCGGCCGCGGTCGTCGGCACCACCCGGCAGCCGGCCGCGGTCACCAGCCCGGCGACGGTCAGCCAGCGCTCCAGGTCGGTGTCGTCCTCCAGGCAGAGCACCCAGACGGCGTCGTCCAGCAGCGCCGGGTCGGCGGCGCCGAAGCCGGACTGTTCGACGCCGGTCATCGGGTGCCCGCCGACGTACCGGTCGGCGACGCCGGCGGCGCGGGCGGCGGCCAGCACCGGCGCCTTGACCGACCCCACGTCGGTCACGATCGCGCCGCCCGCCGCGGCCAGCGCCGCCGGCAGCACGTCCATCGGTACGGCCAGGATCACGACCTCGTCGTCCCGCTCGGCCGCGACGGCCAGCCCCGCGCCGGTGGCGAGCTCCCGGGTGCCGGGATCGGTGTCCCAGACCCGGACGTCGTGTCGCGACGCCAGCCGCCGTGCCACCGATCCGCCGATCAGTCCCAGA
This genomic interval carries:
- a CDS encoding prephenate dehydrogenase/arogenate dehydrogenase family protein — translated: MRVGVVGLGLIGGSVARRLASRHDVRVWDTDPGTRELATGAGLAVAAERDDEVVILAVPMDVLPAALAAAGGAIVTDVGSVKAPVLAAARAAGVADRYVGGHPMTGVEQSGFGAADPALLDDAVWVLCLEDDTDLERWLTVAGLVTAAGCRVVPTTAAAHDEAQARISGLPHLLASALAVAGGVGGPLALALGAGSFRDGTRVAGSRPEFVAALCDGNREALAGVLEETLAGLTAARDAMRKGDTVLPLAVAGYAARQAWAEDAPAAPVALDRAAQTLRADLLALGAAGGTVESVTDREVHGTRPDVSPGPRTGRFRP